From one Conyzicola nivalis genomic stretch:
- a CDS encoding TetR/AcrR family transcriptional regulator, giving the protein MPKIVDTAERNRIVSEAAWRVMVRDGLTALSVRNVAAEANLPPSSLRYTFPTQASVRDSAVALLVERMAERVARHGESGADDTAEADASTARAILLELLPLDDERRVEMEVSLALGAMAATDRALWQAHQRTHLAVREACVRALALLGADPRDVDGTHALIDGLALHLVRQAPTTGDAWALRALDAHLHRLRTPAG; this is encoded by the coding sequence ATGCCGAAGATCGTGGACACCGCCGAACGCAACCGGATCGTCTCCGAGGCGGCCTGGCGGGTGATGGTGCGCGACGGGCTCACCGCGCTGTCCGTGCGCAACGTCGCCGCCGAGGCCAACCTGCCCCCGTCGTCGCTGCGGTACACGTTCCCCACCCAGGCGAGCGTGCGCGACAGCGCCGTCGCGCTGCTCGTGGAGCGCATGGCCGAGCGGGTGGCGCGGCACGGCGAGAGCGGCGCAGACGACACGGCCGAAGCAGACGCCAGCACCGCCCGAGCCATCCTGCTCGAGCTCCTCCCCCTCGACGACGAGCGCCGCGTCGAGATGGAGGTCTCGCTCGCCCTCGGCGCGATGGCGGCCACCGACCGCGCCCTCTGGCAGGCGCACCAGAGAACGCACCTCGCCGTGCGCGAGGCGTGCGTGCGTGCGCTCGCACTGCTCGGCGCCGATCCGCGCGACGTCGACGGCACCCACGCCCTCATCGACGGCCTCGCGCTGCACCTCGTGCGGCAGGCACCGACGACGGGCGACGCCTGGGCACTGCGCGCGCTCGACGCCCACCTGCACCGGCTGCGCACCCCGGCCGGCTAG
- a CDS encoding peptide MFS transporter, producing MSHTDSGVARDTGFFGQPRALATLFGVETWERFSFYGMQGILLIYLYYSVADGGLGVDQTVAAGIVGAYGGGVYLATVLGAWVADRLLSSERVLFISATVVMVGHIALAVLPGFAGVGVGLICIALGSGGLKATATSIVGTLYSADDTRRDAGFSLYYLGINLGAFFGPLLTGLLQTTAGFHFGFGLAAVGMAAGLVQYAFGRKRLPDVAREIPNPLPRQRYPLVIVATVVVVVAVVVLVLAGLITAENLAIIVIVVTALAAVAYFVVILSSAGLTSDERSRVFAFIPLFLTSAAFWSIYQQQFTVITIYSDERLDRSLFGWEFPVSWVQSINPIFIIVLSGVFAALWTRLGTRQPTTPVKFGLGTIGVGLGFLLFLPFVATGANGTPLLALVLILLVFTVAELLLSPIGLSVSTKLAPARFRTQMVALFFLSVALGSAASGQLAGLYDPQNEVPYFGVIGTIAVVIGAVLVAFARPVLRMMRGVR from the coding sequence ATGAGCCACACTGACAGCGGCGTCGCGCGCGACACCGGCTTCTTCGGGCAACCGCGGGCCCTCGCCACCCTCTTCGGAGTCGAGACGTGGGAGCGGTTCTCGTTCTACGGCATGCAGGGCATCCTGCTCATCTACCTGTACTACTCGGTGGCCGACGGCGGCCTCGGCGTCGACCAGACCGTGGCGGCGGGCATCGTGGGCGCGTACGGCGGCGGGGTCTACCTCGCGACGGTGCTCGGCGCCTGGGTCGCCGACCGCCTGCTGAGCAGCGAGCGGGTGCTGTTCATCAGCGCCACGGTGGTCATGGTCGGGCACATCGCGCTCGCCGTGCTGCCCGGATTCGCGGGCGTGGGGGTCGGCCTCATCTGCATCGCGCTCGGCAGCGGCGGGCTCAAGGCGACGGCGACCTCGATCGTCGGAACGCTCTACTCGGCCGACGACACGCGCCGCGACGCCGGATTCTCGCTCTACTACCTCGGCATCAACCTCGGCGCGTTCTTCGGGCCGCTGCTCACGGGCCTGCTGCAGACCACCGCCGGGTTCCATTTCGGGTTCGGCCTCGCGGCGGTCGGCATGGCGGCCGGGCTCGTGCAGTATGCGTTCGGCCGCAAGAGGCTGCCGGATGTCGCGCGGGAGATCCCCAACCCGCTGCCGCGGCAACGCTACCCGCTGGTGATCGTCGCGACCGTCGTCGTCGTGGTGGCGGTCGTGGTGCTCGTGCTGGCCGGACTCATCACCGCGGAGAACCTCGCGATCATCGTGATCGTGGTGACGGCGCTCGCCGCGGTCGCGTATTTCGTGGTGATCCTGTCGTCGGCCGGGCTCACCTCGGACGAACGCAGCCGGGTGTTCGCGTTCATCCCGCTCTTCCTCACGAGCGCGGCCTTCTGGTCGATCTACCAGCAGCAGTTCACGGTGATCACGATCTACTCCGACGAACGGCTCGACCGCAGTCTGTTCGGCTGGGAGTTCCCGGTGTCGTGGGTGCAGTCGATCAACCCGATCTTCATCATCGTGCTGTCGGGCGTGTTCGCGGCACTGTGGACCCGGCTCGGCACGCGCCAGCCCACCACGCCGGTGAAGTTCGGACTCGGCACGATCGGTGTCGGCCTCGGCTTCCTGCTCTTCCTGCCGTTCGTGGCGACCGGCGCGAACGGGACGCCGCTGCTCGCGCTGGTGCTGATCCTGTTGGTGTTCACGGTCGCCGAGCTGCTGCTCTCGCCGATCGGGCTGTCGGTGTCGACCAAGCTGGCGCCCGCGCGGTTCCGCACCCAGATGGTGGCGCTGTTCTTCCTGTCGGTGGCCCTGGGCTCCGCGGCGTCGGGGCAGCTCGCGGGCCTATACGACCCGCAGAACGAGGTGCCCTACTTCGGCGTGATCGGCACGATCGCGGTGGTGATCGGGGCGGTGCTCGTCGCCTTCGCGCGACCGGTATTGCGGATGATGCGCGGGGTGCGGTAG